The window ATTAAGACTCCGTAAACACTTAAGATTGACGCAGAGTCGCGGTTTGGACGAGTTCGCGGCCCCCGCTGGCTTTGCTGCTTTGGCCGAAACCAAAGCAGAAATGAGACGGTCAGCTTCAAACTGCAAGTTCCTAACCGGACAATGCTGGGCATGACCGAAAGGACGAAACAAATGCCGGGCGAGGATGTACCGACCCAGCGACATGTAACAAGCAAACATATTTTTGGACCCGGATTCTTTCGGTATATTATAGATATTCCAGAAGAAAAACTCACGCCACCCGAAAGCGGACAAAGGAGGTTGTCATGGAGCGCATCTTCGGTTCGACCGGGGTGAACCTTCTGCAGGCGGATATCACCACCCTGGAGGTGGACGCGATCGTGAACCCGGCCAACAGCGCGCTCGTGCTGGGCGGCGGCGTGGCCGGGGCGATCCGCCGCGCCGGGGGAGACAGCATCCAGCGCGAGTGCGACGCCCTGGGCGGAACGCCCGTGGGCACCGCGGTGATTACCGGCGGGGGGAATCTCAAGGCCCGCTACGTGATCCACGCCGTGGGTCCGCGCTGGGGCGAGGGCGAGGAGGACCGCAAGCTGGCCGCGGCCACCCGCAGCGCCCTGGAGCTCGCCGACAGCCGGGGCTTGGTCTCCATTGCCCTGCCCGCCATCTCAACCGGCATCTTCGGCTTTCCGCTGGAGCGGGCGGCGCGCCTGATGCTCCGCACCACTGCGGACTACCTGTCCACGCAGGGGGGGCATTCGCTGAGGGCGGTCACGTTCTGCCTTTTCGACAGCGCGGCGCTGGAAACCTTTGCCACGGCGCTGGATGAGCTGACAGTTTGAGCCGGGTTTGAAATATTTGTTTCGTGATCGGCGCCCGGGTGTTAGATTGGCAGTTTATGCATTGAGATTCCGAACCGGCCCGCCGGGACTGACAGCCGGTCCCGCCCATGCGCCCTTTACGGAGAGCTGAATGCACAGACTGATGCTGCTGGCCCCAGCCGGCGAGGATGAGCTGGCCGGCCGTCTGGCCGCCGAGCTGACAGAGCTGGACAACGAGGTCACCCGGCCCGAGGCCGGGGGCGGCCCCGGCCTGGACGGCATCGAGCTGGTGGATCTGTTCGTGCTGGCCGGACGCAAGCCCGAGGCGCTCGAAAAGCTGGCGCGCATGCTGGATGCCGACCGGGTGCTGACCGAGGTGCCGGTGCTGCTGGTCACGGATGAGCGCACGCTGGAGCGCCTGGACTACTGCCGCCTGGTGGATGAAATACTCCTGGTTCCCTACCGCAGCCCCGAGCTTGCCGCCCGCCTGCGCCTTCTGATGTGGCGTTTCCACAAGGTCGATCCCACCCAGGAGGTGCGCGCCGGGGCCCTGGTGCTGAACCTCTCCACCTACGAGGTCACCGAGAGCGGCCAGCCCGTGGACCTCACTTTCAAGGAATACGAGCTGTTGCGCTACCTGGCCACGCACAAGGGCCGGGTCTGCACCCGCCGTCACCTTCTGGCCCGGGTCTGGGGCGAGGACTATTACGGCGGCCCGCGCACGGTGGATGTCCACATCAGACGTATCCGCTCGAAGATAGAAGCCACGGGCAAATCCTACATCCAGACCGTCCGCTCGGTGGGCTACCGTTTTGTCGGCTGAGCGCAGCCCGGACCGGCAGTTAATAGTGATTTAATCGCTGCGAAACATTCCTGTAACAATTCAGCCTTATATTATTCGGACATAATCTTCAGAAGCCCGAGCGCGGGCTGTGGGGTGTTCCACCGGGAAAAAGCCCGGTGGTGGTCAAAAGGAACAACGATTCCAGAACGGGAGGACCCTGTGGGACCGAAAGAGGTTCTTGAGCTCATCAAGAAAGAGAACGTCAAGGTCGTCGATCTGCGCTTCATGGATTTCCCCGGAATGTGGCAGCATTTCTCGGTTCCGGTGAGCGAGCTGGATGAGAAGGTGTTCGAGGAGGGGCTGGGTTTCGACGGGTCCTCGATCCGCGGCTGGCAGGCGATCAACGAGAGCGACATGCTGGTCAAGCCCGAGGCCGACACCGCTTTCATCGATCCGTTCATGGAAGTGAAGACGATCAACCTGATCTGCAACATCTGCGATCCGGTGACCGGCGAGGACTACACCCGTGACCCGCGTAACATCGGCAAGAAAGCCGAGCGCTACATGCAGTCGCTGGGGCTGGCCGACACGGCGTTTTTCGGGCCGGAAGCCGAGTTCTTCATCTTCGACGACATCCGTTTCGACGCCAACAGCCACAGCGCCTACTACTACCTGGATTCGGTCGAGGGCATCTGGAACAGCGGCCGCGAGGAGAGCCCGAACCTGGGTTACAAGCCCCGCCACAAAGAGGGCTATTTCCCGGTCCCGCCCACCGATTCGCAGCAGGACCTGCGTTCCGAGATGATGATGACCATGATCGCCTCCGGCATGGACATCGAGTGCCAGCATCATGAGGTCGCCACCGCCGGCCAGGCCGAGATCGACATGCGTTTCGCCCCGCTGGTCAAGCAGGCCGACCACCTGATGCGCTTCAAGTACATCATCAAGAACGTGGCCCGCAAGCACAACAAGACCGTCACTTTCATGCCCAAGCCCATGTACGGTGACAATGGCTCCGGCATGCATGTGCACACCTCGCTGTGGAAGGGCGGCAAGCCCCTGTTCGCCGGCGACGGGTACGCGGGCATGAGCGAGATGGCGATGTACGCCATCGGCGGAGTGCTGAAGCACGCCGCCAGCCTGCTGGCGATCACCAACCCGACCACCAACAGCTACAAGCGTCTGGTGCCGGGCTACGAGGCCCCGGTCAACCTGGCCTACTCCAGCCGTAACCGCAGCGCCTCGGTCCGTATCCCGATGTACAGCCAGTCGCCCAAGGCCAAGCGCTTCGAGTTCCGTTGCCCGGACCCGAGCTGCAACCCGTACCTGGCCTTCTCGGCCATCCTGATGGCCGTGCTGGACGGTATCCAGAACAAGATCGACCCGGGCGACCCGATGGACAAGAACATCTACGACCTGCCGCCCGAGGAGCTGGCCAAGATCCCGACCACTCCGGGCTCGCTGGAAGAGGCCCTGAAGGCCCTGGAGAAGGATCACGACTACCTGCTCAAGGGCAGCGTGTTCACCGAGGACGTAATCGAGACCTGGATCGACTACAAGATGAAGAACGAGGTGAAGGCCATGGCCCTGCGGCCCCATCCGTACGAGTTCTTCCTGTATTACGATATCTGATCCGGTTTGCAAGGCTCAACGGAATGTCAGCCGCGGGCGCCCCTGAAGGGAAGCCCGCGGCTTTCCTTTTCCCGCATTTGGGTTGTAAAGGCGCGATCCGTCTGTTATTATCTGGGGGCAAGGATACTGTTCCCTCAGGAACGGACAGGCCACCACGCACCCGGACCGGGAGTTCCGATGAGCCAGGCCGCAGACAACGGCGGACAGATGGAGCGGCTTAAGGCGGGTCTTCTGCGCCTGGTCCCGGCCTCCGGAGCCGGGCTGATCGAGGACCACCTGGCGCGCCTGGACACGGAGTACCTGACCCGCTACGACCAGTCTCGAGTGGCCGAGCATATCGCCGCGGTGGCCGAACTGCGGCAGGGACGGCACTGCCGCCTGCTGCGCCACTGTCTGGAGGCGGGCGTCTGGGAAATCACGGCCGTGGCTTTCGACCACCAGGGGATTTTCTCGCTCATCGCCGGCTGCCTGGCCAGCCAGGGGTTGAGCATAGTCTCGGGCGAGGTCTGGACCTACGCCGAGAGCACCCGGGACGACAGCGCTGCCGCCGTGCCCTCGCGTTTCGACCTGCGCTTTTCGCGCCGGGTGCGCCGTCCGCAGCCCGCCGCCGACAGCCCCGAGGCGGCGTTCCTGCGGCGCAAGAAGATTGTCGACAACTTCACGGTGCACGTGCTGGGCGCCGAACCGGACTGGGACGAGCTGGAGCGCCGTCTGGACAGTCTGGCCGGGATGCTGCAGCAGGGCCAGGTCGAGCAGGCCCGCCGCGAGGTCAACGCCCGGGTGATTGAGTACCTGTCGCGCGCCAGCCACGAGGCGGAGCACAAGCTCCTGCCCGTGCGGGTCGAGCTGGACAACGAGTCCTCGGAGCGCTACACGGTGATGGACATCCGGGCGGACGACACCCCGGCGTTCCTCTACCTGTTCACCAACGCCCTGGCCATGCGCGGGGTGGATATCCGCAACATCCGTATCCGCACCCGCGGCGGCAAGGTGGAGGACCGCTTCTTCATCACCGACCGCCAGGGGGCGAAGATCACCGGGGAGCGGCGCACCGATCAGCTCCGGTTCATCGTCGCGCTGGTCAAGCAGTTCTCGCACCTGCTGGTGCGCAGCCCCGACCCGACCATGGCCCTGAACAACTTCGAACGCCTGGTCGAGCGCATCTACGCGGAGCAGGAGGCTCCGGGGGCGCAGGGCCTGAAGCTGCTGGATTTCAACGAGCAGACCGTGATGGAGGCCCTGGCCCGCCTGTTCGGCACGAGCAATTTTCTGTGGGAGGATTTTCTCCGTATCCAGTATGAGAACCTCCTGCCGGTGATCGCGGATTTGGAAGGACTGGAGAGCTACAAGGACAAAGCCACCATGTGGGCCGAGTGCGAGATGGCCCTGGTCGGCCAGACCAGCTACGAGGCGGCCGCGGATGCGCTCAACAGCTTCAAGGACCGCGAGATGTTCCGCATCGACATGCGGCACATCCTGGACAAGATCGACAGTTTCACCGAGTTCAGCCGTGAGCTGACCGACCTGGCCGAGGTGGTGATCGAGGCGGCCTACCGTATCTGCCACAGCGACTTGAGCCGCAGATACGGACATCCGGTATGCGAGGACGGCACACCCTGCCGTTTCGCCGTGTTCGCCCTGGGCAAGGCCGGAGGACGCGAGCTGGGCTACGCCTCGGACATCGAGCTGCTCTTCGTGCACTCCTGCAAGGGGCGCACCTCGGGCGCCGAGGCGATCTCCAACCGCGAGTACCACGAGAAGCTGGCCCAGCAGATCATCCGCACGATCCGCTCGAAGGAAAAAGGCATCTTCGAGCTGGACCTGCGGTTCCGCCCCTACGGCAACCAGGGGTCGCTCTCGAGCACCCTGCGCCAGGTGGAGGAATACTACAGCGACAGCGGCCCGGCCTGGGACTTCGAGCGCCAGTGCCTGGTTCGGCTGCGTTTCATCGCCGGCGACTCCGGCCTGGGCGACAGGGTGCTGGCCGTGCGCGACAGTTTTGTCTACAGCGGCCGAGCGCTGAATATCGAGGAGCTGTACCGGCTGCGCAACCGCCAGCTCGAGGAGTTCGTCGTCCCCGGGGCCTGGAACGCCAAGTTCAGCCGCGGCGGCCTGGTGGACATCGAATACCATGTGCAGCACCTGCAGGTGGAGCACGGGGCGGCCGACCAGTCGGTTCGGCTGACCGGCACCCGGGCCGCGCTCAAGGCCCTGCACGCGGGCGGTTATCTGGATGAGGCCACTTACCGGGCGTTGCGCGAGGCGCACCGTTTCCTGCGCCACCTGATCAACGCCCTGCGTATCCTGCGCGGGCACGCCCGCGACCTGGTGGTCCCGGCCGAGGGCAGCGAGGAATTCGCTTTCCTGGCCCGGCGCATGGGCTACCCCCTGGGCGGCGAGGACAAGCTGGCCCAGGATTTGGAAAAGCACCGCCAGGCGGTGCTGCGGGTGGTGGACTGGGATGAGAAAGTCCGCCGTTACCGTGAGGATAATTCCGGCACGGTTCAGACCGGAGAGTGAGAATTGTCAGGGAAAGCTGCACACGGGCGGGCCGCAGAGATTATCGATGAGGTGTTCGGCGGGCGGCGGCTGGTCTATTCCACGACCAGCTTCATCAAGAAGCCGCTGATCGAGGCGCTGGAGCGTATCGCCGCGGGCGGGTTCCGCAACGTGGAGGTCTGGGGCAACAACATGCACCTGGACCCGCGCAACCCGGACATCGTGATCGAAGAGGTGGAGCTCTGCCGGCGGCGGCTGGGCCTGGAGGTGGTCTCGGTGCACGCCCCGTTCACGGTGGGCGAGTTCGGCGACCCGCCGGCCGAGCGCATGCGCGCCTGGGAGGCCCTGGTCAAGGAATCGATGGACCAGGCCGAGTATCTGGGCGCGCACCATCTGGTGGTGCACCCGTTCACAGCCGGCCGGGACAGTTCGGACCGTGAGTACCGCGAGATGGTGGAGCGCACCCAGGAAAGCCTGCTGCGCCTGGCCGACCTGGCCGCCGAGCGCGAGTTCGTCCTGGGCCTGGAGAACATGCCGGCCCACCGCAACCGCCGCTACGGCCGGGAGGTGCGCGAGCTGTACGATTTCATCGCCGCCTCGGGACGAAGCAGTCTGAGATTGTGTATCGACACCGGCCACGTGATATTCAACAACAGCGATGCCGTGGCCGAGCTGGAGGCCTGCAGCGACCGGGTCAGCTCGGTCCACCTGAACGACAATGTCGCCAACATCCATCTCGACCTGCACCTGGTGCCCGGCACGGGCGGCCTCGACATGGCCCGCCTGGCCGAGGCGCTGCGCGCTCCGGCTTTCAGCGGGATGATCGTGCTGGAGCTGGACGGGCGGGGTCGGCCGAGCAGCATTTTCGAGGAGGCCTGCGCTTTCGCCCGGCGCTATTTCCTGGGCGGGGGCGCTCAGGCGGAGGATTCAACCAGCGGCAAGCCCGCATCCGGGGGAACAGAACATGCATGAGGACAGCCGGCAGTACGTCATGCGGGCGGCCCGCGAGCGCGGGGTCAAGTTCATCCGCCTGTGGTTCACCGACATGTTAGGCTACCTGAAAAGCTTCGCGATAACCGTGGAGGAGCTGGAGGACGCCCTGGAGAACGGCAAGGGCTTCGACGGGTCCTCGATCGAGGGCTTCACCCGGGCCGAGGAGAGCGACATGGTCGCCTGGCCCGACCCGGACACGTTCTGTCTGCTGCCTTGGAGAACCAGCGGGGACGGTATCTCGGTGGCGCGCATGTTCTGCGACATCGTCTGGCCGGACGGCACGCCCTACGAGTCCGATCCGCGGCGGGTCCTCAAGCGCAACCTCCAGCGCGCCAAGAAGATGGGTTACACCTACTATGTGGGGCCCGAGATTGAGTTCTTCTATTTCCGCAACA of the bacterium genome contains:
- a CDS encoding sugar phosphate isomerase/epimerase, producing the protein MSGKAAHGRAAEIIDEVFGGRRLVYSTTSFIKKPLIEALERIAAGGFRNVEVWGNNMHLDPRNPDIVIEEVELCRRRLGLEVVSVHAPFTVGEFGDPPAERMRAWEALVKESMDQAEYLGAHHLVVHPFTAGRDSSDREYREMVERTQESLLRLADLAAEREFVLGLENMPAHRNRRYGREVRELYDFIAASGRSSLRLCIDTGHVIFNNSDAVAELEACSDRVSSVHLNDNVANIHLDLHLVPGTGGLDMARLAEALRAPAFSGMIVLELDGRGRPSSIFEEACAFARRYFLGGGAQAEDSTSGKPASGGTEHA
- a CDS encoding macro domain-containing protein, with the protein product MERIFGSTGVNLLQADITTLEVDAIVNPANSALVLGGGVAGAIRRAGGDSIQRECDALGGTPVGTAVITGGGNLKARYVIHAVGPRWGEGEEDRKLAAATRSALELADSRGLVSIALPAISTGIFGFPLERAARLMLRTTADYLSTQGGHSLRAVTFCLFDSAALETFATALDELTV
- a CDS encoding response regulator transcription factor, whose product is MHRLMLLAPAGEDELAGRLAAELTELDNEVTRPEAGGGPGLDGIELVDLFVLAGRKPEALEKLARMLDADRVLTEVPVLLVTDERTLERLDYCRLVDEILLVPYRSPELAARLRLLMWRFHKVDPTQEVRAGALVLNLSTYEVTESGQPVDLTFKEYELLRYLATHKGRVCTRRHLLARVWGEDYYGGPRTVDVHIRRIRSKIEATGKSYIQTVRSVGYRFVG
- the glnA gene encoding type I glutamate--ammonia ligase; amino-acid sequence: MGPKEVLELIKKENVKVVDLRFMDFPGMWQHFSVPVSELDEKVFEEGLGFDGSSIRGWQAINESDMLVKPEADTAFIDPFMEVKTINLICNICDPVTGEDYTRDPRNIGKKAERYMQSLGLADTAFFGPEAEFFIFDDIRFDANSHSAYYYLDSVEGIWNSGREESPNLGYKPRHKEGYFPVPPTDSQQDLRSEMMMTMIASGMDIECQHHEVATAGQAEIDMRFAPLVKQADHLMRFKYIIKNVARKHNKTVTFMPKPMYGDNGSGMHVHTSLWKGGKPLFAGDGYAGMSEMAMYAIGGVLKHAASLLAITNPTTNSYKRLVPGYEAPVNLAYSSRNRSASVRIPMYSQSPKAKRFEFRCPDPSCNPYLAFSAILMAVLDGIQNKIDPGDPMDKNIYDLPPEELAKIPTTPGSLEEALKALEKDHDYLLKGSVFTEDVIETWIDYKMKNEVKAMALRPHPYEFFLYYDI